In Bacillus sp. SB49, a single window of DNA contains:
- a CDS encoding ABC transporter permease subunit translates to MVESAEQQQTEQRVTPFRQFWKSFKKQKVSFFAGIFLLFLFLIAILGPYIAPYEPNEPDYNQLLSSPSMDHLAGTDDFGRDIFSRILHGARISLAVGLSSVLIGAVVGTALGIISGYFGKWIDNAIMRIMDVLLAFPGMLLAIGIIAILGPGLFNVVMAVAIFSVPVFARIIRSTTLSIKSTLYVEATQSIGASSWRIIWKHIFPGTVSTLIVYFTMRIGSAILIAAGLSFLGLGADPSTPEWGAMLSDGRNYLNDAPHVTFFPGLAIFLTVLAFNLLGDGLRDALDPKIRD, encoded by the coding sequence ATGGTGGAATCAGCAGAACAACAGCAGACGGAGCAAAGAGTGACGCCCTTCCGGCAGTTTTGGAAATCATTTAAGAAACAGAAGGTTTCCTTTTTTGCGGGAATCTTCCTTTTATTCCTGTTTCTTATTGCGATCTTAGGACCGTATATTGCTCCATATGAACCCAATGAACCGGATTATAATCAACTGTTGTCTTCTCCGTCCATGGATCACCTTGCTGGAACGGACGATTTCGGTCGAGACATTTTCAGCCGGATTCTTCATGGAGCGAGAATATCATTAGCCGTCGGACTGTCTTCTGTTTTAATTGGTGCAGTTGTCGGTACCGCTCTCGGTATCATCAGCGGCTATTTCGGTAAGTGGATCGATAATGCCATTATGCGCATTATGGATGTCCTGCTCGCTTTTCCGGGGATGCTGCTTGCCATTGGAATTATCGCTATTCTCGGACCGGGGCTGTTTAATGTCGTCATGGCTGTAGCCATTTTCAGTGTGCCGGTCTTTGCGAGGATCATCCGGAGCACCACGCTCTCTATTAAATCGACGCTTTACGTAGAGGCGACGCAGTCTATCGGTGCATCCAGCTGGAGGATCATTTGGAAGCATATTTTCCCGGGGACTGTCTCGACGCTGATTGTATATTTCACGATGCGGATCGGTTCAGCAATCTTGATCGCTGCGGGGCTGAGTTTTCTCGGTCTTGGGGCTGATCCTTCCACACCGGAGTGGGGAGCCATGCTTAGTGACGGGCGTAACTATCTGAATGATGCTCCGCATGTCACGTTCTTTCCGGGGCTTGCAATTTTCTTGACCGTTCTTGCTTTCAATCTTTTAGGAGATGGATTACGGGATGCGCTCGACCCGAAAATCCGTGATTAA
- the nikB gene encoding nickel ABC transporter permease, with the protein MLKYSIKRILSMIPLLFIISVIAFLFVHLIPGDPARLIAGADATLEEIENIRVKYGLDAPLYQQYLNYMANLFQGDLGTSIVSGEPVLDMLKERFGPTLTLTLASMFWALLFGLLIGVVSAVKRNRWQDHLTMFLAVSGVSIPSFWLGLMLIQVFSVQLGWFPTGGIGGLESYILPSITLGAGVAAIIARFTRSSLMDVLKEDYIRTGRSKGLSEFKVINGHALRNALIPVVTMSGLQFGFLLSGSIITETIFSWPGLGRLLINSITARDYPVIQSEILLFSLEFLLINLLVDLLYGFLNPKIRYEEGS; encoded by the coding sequence ATGCTTAAATACAGTATCAAGCGGATTCTCAGTATGATTCCGCTGCTTTTCATCATTTCCGTCATTGCATTTCTGTTCGTGCATTTGATACCGGGGGATCCCGCCAGATTGATAGCCGGAGCGGACGCCACTTTGGAAGAAATCGAGAATATCCGTGTGAAATATGGTCTTGATGCGCCCCTTTATCAACAATATTTGAACTATATGGCAAATCTGTTCCAAGGAGATTTAGGCACCTCGATCGTCAGCGGTGAACCTGTTCTGGATATGCTGAAGGAGCGTTTTGGTCCAACACTTACTCTTACGCTTGCCAGCATGTTCTGGGCGCTCTTATTCGGCCTTCTTATTGGAGTAGTTTCAGCAGTCAAACGTAATCGCTGGCAGGATCATCTCACCATGTTCCTTGCCGTTTCCGGTGTATCCATCCCTTCCTTTTGGCTGGGACTTATGTTGATCCAAGTCTTCTCTGTCCAGCTCGGATGGTTTCCGACAGGCGGCATCGGAGGGTTGGAATCTTACATTCTTCCATCGATTACACTCGGAGCAGGGGTGGCGGCCATTATCGCCAGGTTTACGCGGTCCTCGCTGATGGATGTTTTAAAAGAAGACTATATCCGTACCGGCCGTTCCAAAGGACTGTCAGAGTTCAAAGTCATTAATGGGCATGCACTTAGAAACGCCTTAATTCCCGTAGTGACCATGTCTGGACTCCAATTCGGATTCCTGCTCAGTGGATCCATTATAACCGAGACGATCTTCAGCTGGCCGGGGCTTGGAAGACTTCTGATCAACTCTATTACTGCTAGAGATTACCCGGTCATTCAATCGGAAATTCTATTATTCTCTCTTGAATTTCTATTGATCAACCTGCTTGTAGATCTCTTGTACGGTTTCTTGAATCCGAAAATTCGTTATGAGGAGGGGTCGTAA